Within the uncultured Bacteroides sp. genome, the region TGGCGAGTTGAATCAGCCTTTTCATCATTATGTCCAAACTGAATAAAGACATAATCACCTTTTTTCACCTGGTTGATCACCTTTTCCCAACGTCCTTCGTCAATAAAGCTTTTAGAACTTCTTCCATTCATCGCATGATTATCTATTCGGACATCCTCAGTAAAGAATCCGGCAAGCACATGCCCCCATCCTCTTTCAGGGTTTCCACCTTCAAGTGATTTATTGGCCATGGTAGAGTCGCCAATCATAAACACAGTAATCACACGATCTGCCTTAAAGGCAGAAAAAACAAGGAAAGCCAGTAGTATAAAAAAAAGTTTATGTTTCATGATTTCATAATAATATCCAAGGCTACAAGTTTACAAATAAAGCATCAACCAATAGTCTATTTTTTATTGTATTATGTGTAAATATTGAATTCATCTTAGAAAAATAAGACGAAGTTAATAGTTCACATATAATATTACTTTATTTGTGAGGATACCAGTTGTTGTTTATCTTAAAGATCTTCTCTACAGTATATTCAGCAGCCTCTTTCTTATTTAATTGCTTGCTCCATTTTACCCGTTCCTTTGTAGATGCCCCTTCACCGGTATTCATATACTCTGCATAACGGACCGTTTTCTCATTTTCCGGGTTCTTCCAATTGTGCCAACCAACAGGAAGAATATGTTTACCCAACTCACAATTCATAAAAACAGTAGCAGCATAAGGCCTCCAGGGACGTCCCAGATATACTTTCGTTACATCAAGTGCAGCGGTCAGCTTACAATTTTTAAATACATAGCCATACTTTGTATCCTTCGACGTTGAAGCTGCAGTGATATATGAATCTCGTTTGCTATAAATAGTACAATGTTCAAACAATGCGGTAGATGGACCAAAAATAAAGTCGGTTGTTCCTTCAATATAACAATCGGTAAACCAAAGACGTGTTCCCTCTGTTCCGGTGTAAACAGTATCCTGATTACCCAGGAAACGGCAGTTGATGAATATCAGCCTGTCACCCTCGGTATGAAGTGCGACAGCCTGTCCCAGCTGTTCCGCATTATTCTCAATTGTCAGATTTCGGAAAGTAATATTGTTACCTTCCACTTTCACAGTATAGGTACGAAACGTTCCCATCTTATTCATGTTTGCATGATCATTATTGGTAATAACAGTCTTAAAGGCATCTTCACCAATAATTTCCACATTCTTAATCCAAGAAGGAATAACAATTTTTTCTTTGTACACCCCATTCTTTATATAAATGGTAACCGTATAATCCATAAAAGCACGTACACTTTCTACAGCTTCCTGAATATTTCTGTACTTACCACTCCCATCCTGGGCTACAACAATAGTATCTTGCTTTTGTGCCTTAACATTAGCACAAAACAACACAAATAAAATTAGTATTTTAACTGCTTTAGCAAACATAAGCTCCCTGATTAGTATTTAGTTACTTATGAAGCTTTTCCCATTCAAGACTAGCCATAATAAATGGCCCTACAGCCTTAGGATCGTTAGACCGAATCTTTTCGTGGATATAATAGTCATAATCTCCTGAACGATAAGGATTACCTCCCAGTCCGGCAACGGCACAAACTTTTGTTATAGAAACAATTCCTTGTTTATCCACTTCAATCAAATTACTGAGTATTCCTTTGTATCCCTTTTCAGCCACTTGCAGGTAAGATTTATCAATATAACCCATACGAACCGCTTTAAACAGAGTGTATACAAACATTGAAGAACAAGAAGCCTCCAGATAATTTCCCTTGTCTCCGCTTCTGTCAATCACCTGATACCAAAGACCGCTCTTCTTTTCCTGATATTTTTTAATCTGAGTTGCCACATTATTCAGGATATTTAGCATAGAATCACGACCAGCTTCATGTTTTGGGATAAAATCGAGAGCATCCACCAGTGCCATAGCATACCATCCCATAGCTCTTCCCCAGCAATGAGCACTTTGTCCGGTCTGCTTGTCCGCCCATTTCTGTTCACGGCTTTCATCCCATGCATGGCGGTAAAGCCCATTAGCCGGATCATAAGTATGGCGAGCTATTACTATAAATTGCTTTATTACATCAGCATAATCCTGTGGCCGGTTATTACGGAAAGAATATTCAGCATAAAAAGGAGATGCCATATAAACACCATCCAACCACATTTGGTTAGGATAGACATTCTTATGCCAAAAACCACCTTCTGATGTACGTGGATGACTATCCAGCTGACTTCTTAACAGATCAAGAGCCTTTTTATATTTCTCATTCTTAGTCTGTTCGTAAATACGGAAAAGGATCTTCCCCGAATTAACACGATCTAAACTATACTCTGACATTTTGTAAGTCTTTATACTTCCATCATCATTAATCGTTGTATCAGCATACGTAAGTGCATATTTATAGAACTTATCGTCACCATATTTGTCATACACATCGAGCATTGCTTTCAACTCCAGCCCCTGACAATAATTCCATCTTAAATCTTTTGAGAAATCTAATTGCCATGCGTGAGGGAAACGAATCATTTCAGATTTGGCCATACGTACAGACATTGGTAATTTATCCGAAATCCCCACTTGTGAGAAAGCTTGTGCGGTACATGAAAAAGCACAAAAAAGAATAACTTTACAAATTGTTTTTATCATTTCTTTATATTCTATAATATTATATCTATTGCATTTATAGGCAAAAATAAAGACTCTTTTCCATATATTAGTGGACTTTTTATCATAAATAATGCATTTTTTGATAAACTTATTATCCAGATAGCTGTTTATGAATTAAAAGGTGTTCTTTTTATCTTGAATAACCTTTTTAATAGACAAGTTTCTTAATTTTGATTTTATTCATTAGTTAGCCTTATGTTTAATAAAAGAGCAAATAAATATGGAAGATTATAAAATTTGCATTGCATTTATTATTGGAGGATTTATTTCATCCCTTATCATTGAAAGTTTTATTTTACCCAAGATCATTATTTTTTCTCGGAAAAAAGGTTTATTTGACATGCCAAACGATAGAAAAGAACATGAGATTCCTGTTCCCCGCTTAGGTGGTATATCTTTCTTTCCAGTTCTGCTTTTAATTACAATAATTATACTGTATATAAGATTACAGATGATGGGAAATGCATACCTTCCTATATTTTATAAAGTTATAGGTGATTTAATGATGATAATTTGCGGCTTCTTAATATTATATATAGTAGGTATAAAAGATGATCTGTCAGGTGTAAGCTATAAAAAGAAATTTATAGTACAATTAGCCGCTTCAATTTTTATGATTGCAAGTGACACATACATTGATAACTTTTACGGTTTGTTTGGGATATATGAGATTCCTATATGGATAGGCATTCCACTTAGCATGTTTCTCTGCATTTATATAACAAATTCCATTAACCTTATTGACGGAATAGATGGATTAGCCTCAGGTCTTAGCAGTGTTGCGCTAATTGTTTATGGATGCTTGTTTTTTATAAGTGAACAATGGACTTTATCAATTCTCTGTTTTACAATGTTAGGAATTCTTGCTTCTTTCTTCTACTATAATGTATTTAGCACTAAAAATAAAATATTTATGGGAGATACAGGTTCTCTTATGCTGGGTTTCTTACTCTCATTTCTTGGAATCCGACTAGCAATGGATCTTCCGGAATCATCATTTGCTCAGCCAACAGGTGCCATTTTAGTAGCAGCTTCCGTTTTGATTATTCCCATGTTCGATACTGTTAAAGTAATGTATGCCAGATTCCGTTTACATAAAAACATATTTACTCCAGACAGAAAACATCTTCACCATAGACTAATTGATATTGGTTTCTCTCATCGGACCGCCATGATAATAATTATTTCGAGTTCCATAATAATAACCTTAGCCAATATTTATGCATTACAACACATGGATATTAATATTGTATTTGGGGCTGATTTAATTACTTTATTAAGTTCAAATGGTTTAATCTCACATCAAAGAAATGTGAAGGTCCAAAGAATTACAGCTCTTGCAAGATTCCCTAAAAAGGAACTTCAGGAAAACTAAAAAGGAAATCGGATAAGCATCATTTTTACAGATTGCTTACCCGATTTTCTATTTTTATAAATCACCTGCAATAACTTAGGACAGTAATTGCAGTTTATTCTCTTCGTCGAGTTTAAGGATTAGTTCACCAAATGTTGAATTTACCCAAGCAAACCAACTTCGTGTAAACTTCATTGGATTATCCTTATAAAATGATTCATGCATAAAACCGGTATCAGCATCAGTATCTCGCAAAACCTTCATGCAAGCTTTTATCTCAGCATCATCCTTACTAGTCATAGCTTTCATTAATATGCTTAACGGCCAGATCATGTTAAGTGAAAAATCTGAAACGTGCGGTCCACCAATCCCTTCTCCGGCTGTACCTTTGAAGAAATACGGGTTATCACTGCTCCACACGTATCTACGGGTATTCTGATAAATCTCATCATCAACAGATATACAATCAATATAAGGCAATGATAACAAACCAGGAACATTGGCATCGTCCATTAAAAGAACACCTCCGAAACCATCTACTTCATAAGCATATATCTTTCCATATTCCGGATGATTTATGATTGCATATTTGTTAATTGCAGCCATTACTTCATCGGCCATAGCTTCGCACTCACCAGCAAAAACTGTGTCCATTGTCACTTTGCGTGATATTTCTGCTAATTGTCTCAAAGAAGTTACAG harbors:
- a CDS encoding pectinesterase family protein, whose product is MFAKAVKILILFVLFCANVKAQKQDTIVVAQDGSGKYRNIQEAVESVRAFMDYTVTIYIKNGVYKEKIVIPSWIKNVEIIGEDAFKTVITNNDHANMNKMGTFRTYTVKVEGNNITFRNLTIENNAEQLGQAVALHTEGDRLIFINCRFLGNQDTVYTGTEGTRLWFTDCYIEGTTDFIFGPSTALFEHCTIYSKRDSYITAASTSKDTKYGYVFKNCKLTAALDVTKVYLGRPWRPYAATVFMNCELGKHILPVGWHNWKNPENEKTVRYAEYMNTGEGASTKERVKWSKQLNKKEAAEYTVEKIFKINNNWYPHK
- a CDS encoding glycoside hydrolase family 88 protein translates to MIKTICKVILFCAFSCTAQAFSQVGISDKLPMSVRMAKSEMIRFPHAWQLDFSKDLRWNYCQGLELKAMLDVYDKYGDDKFYKYALTYADTTINDDGSIKTYKMSEYSLDRVNSGKILFRIYEQTKNEKYKKALDLLRSQLDSHPRTSEGGFWHKNVYPNQMWLDGVYMASPFYAEYSFRNNRPQDYADVIKQFIVIARHTYDPANGLYRHAWDESREQKWADKQTGQSAHCWGRAMGWYAMALVDALDFIPKHEAGRDSMLNILNNVATQIKKYQEKKSGLWYQVIDRSGDKGNYLEASCSSMFVYTLFKAVRMGYIDKSYLQVAEKGYKGILSNLIEVDKQGIVSITKVCAVAGLGGNPYRSGDYDYYIHEKIRSNDPKAVGPFIMASLEWEKLHK
- a CDS encoding MraY family glycosyltransferase, which codes for MEDYKICIAFIIGGFISSLIIESFILPKIIIFSRKKGLFDMPNDRKEHEIPVPRLGGISFFPVLLLITIIILYIRLQMMGNAYLPIFYKVIGDLMMIICGFLILYIVGIKDDLSGVSYKKKFIVQLAASIFMIASDTYIDNFYGLFGIYEIPIWIGIPLSMFLCIYITNSINLIDGIDGLASGLSSVALIVYGCLFFISEQWTLSILCFTMLGILASFFYYNVFSTKNKIFMGDTGSLMLGFLLSFLGIRLAMDLPESSFAQPTGAILVAASVLIIPMFDTVKVMYARFRLHKNIFTPDRKHLHHRLIDIGFSHRTAMIIIISSSIIITLANIYALQHMDINIVFGADLITLLSSNGLISHQRNVKVQRITALARFPKKELQEN